The following nucleotide sequence is from Synchiropus splendidus isolate RoL2022-P1 chromosome 1, RoL_Sspl_1.0, whole genome shotgun sequence.
CTGACTTGTGGGGGGTTGTTGGTTACAGTAACTATCAATAAACTAtcaataaaattaaatacaaaaatctgCCATGTTTTGTGTAGTTTCTTATAAGTATATATACTAAAGGACCTAAAGGACTAAAGATGTAGCAGTATTTATCTCATGTGAATGATGAGGGGACAATAGTAGCCATACAGCTGAATGTTGAACCGTCAAAAAGCAACATCAAGAAGTGGATTACAAAAGAGACTTGCTCCGCCTCCTCTTCCTGTCGCAACTGCAGGTGCCTCAGTCCCCTCATCCTGTGGCAGGAAACTCAAGATGAAGCTGCTTGTCACTCttctcattttatttccacaaaCTGCAGGTCAgatatgttttgttcatttcactAGTAATTTTCATATAtgtttttcatgtatttgttttattatttatcatttattttttattcctgCCATGACTCTATAATAATTTCTTGCGATcagaattatttaaaataaattaaaaaaaaaactttcactgTTCGGCATTTCAGTTTTACCTTTTCACCATTAAACGGGAGAAGTTCAGAGTAGTATAAGAAGTTTTTCATCTCCAAATGACAAAAATCTGTGTTAACATACTTTTCCTGTTTTGGTCTGTCAATATCAAAATTATAGACATAATATGGAACAGAAAAGATGACAGGAAGTCATTTAGAACACTTGACTTTCTGAGTAGTTCAACATGGACTTGAATATGAAAAAGTGTGTTGCTCAGGATGTTGTTTTGTGGCCGGAAGATAACACATGAATTCAAGCCACATGTCTGGAGGTTCCCCAGGTGCCTGTGTTTCCGGATAATGTCTTGAAATGTTACACATAAAAATGAACTACAATTTActatgatttgtttattttagcaaataataacagtaatggAAAATGGATTATCAATAACATGGGGCCTCGTATCATCTAAATATTTACATTGTGAACAAATCTATCGTAAGTATTGATTTATGGCTGCTCTAAATTgctctcttttcttctcctttttttgtttatctgtCAGAGGCCCTCTCTCTGAGCAGTCCCCTGTTGTGCTTCATCCTGGATGGCTTCCTGGGAATCTATGGACTCATTGTTACTGGATTGCTGATCAAGGAGAAGGTAGAATATAGCAGTTCAACCTGAGACATtttgaaacttgtttttaaaatataaatattttacaacAGAATGAATATTCTTGAACAAATCCTGATGACAAAAGATCAATAGGGAATTGAAAATAACGGGATACTAAAAACAGcattcaaaatacattgagGGGCGGATTTACTGAGGTCCCCATTTGTGTGGACCTAAGAGCAGCTGGTAACTTGACCACAGTGTCTAGACTAACAACCTTGCTATATAGCAATGCTTGTGTCATgaaagtgacagaaaaaaaaaaccccaagcAAAAGTGATCTTAAACAATAAGCTCTGCGCATCGAGGATGTGCCCCTCTCATATCAATTGCTCCAACCAGTTGATGGCAAAAAGATGTACTAACTTGTGTGTGCCTTTGTTACGTTAACACACAATTCCAATGTGCAAAAGCTTGATCAGATCAGATGACGTGTACagtgtatactgtatattaatTCTCATTTCTTCCCCTATAAAATGTCAAATTCCACCCCAAATTTCACATTGCctcaaaatgaatgagtgaggcACATGAGGAATAAAAAATGTTGGCTGTCTTGATGAGTCGTTGAGTACCATTTTTAATGAGTTTAATATGAGTTTTGCACATTTTATTACACATACATTTACTTCATTGATGAGCTTCACTGGTTGTCATCGCCTTGTCCATATCCTTGTATTTACTTGATCTTTACTAGTCTAAATTCACAAGATAGGATCCATTCTTCATTCCCAAGCGAAACCTGacaaattattttcttcatttactgTGCTAAAAAACTGTCTGTGTCACTCCAGCTCTTCAAAAGGAGGGACAAAGACATTTCAGATGGGGTAAGTGTTGCTGTTACGCATCGTAGCTATCACAAAAATACTAGTATAAACAATAGCCAATTAATGTATGATGTCATACCATGTTGGGCTTTTTATTTTAGGACAGTAAACAGTACAGCGATGCCGGGCCTGGTGCCAAGAGAAGACTGGTGAGTTTTCCTATTctcatcacatttaaaaaaatacattgtggAACACTCTATAATCTTAGTGTCAATGTGCAAGTCATGTTAAATATATgataatatgaaatatttaaactgttCAAGCAGAAACACCAGATGAACGATGACTCCACTTACACGGTAACTAATCCGTTTGTCTTCAGCCTGATCAATAAGTTCAAGCTTGATTATGTTGAATTGTTGGGCTGGGATTTTCAGGGTCTGTCTGGAGGTCGTGAGGAATACAAGGAACTTCCCGTCAAACCAGATGTGAGTCCTTAAATTTCATCTCAATTGTTTGTCCGTTCTTGTTCTAACATCCTGCCACTTCCTAATTTCCAGCGACAAAGGCGAGGGAACCAAGAATACGAGGTAAACTGTGAGAATGGCCGTGAGGCCCGATGGTTTGTAACCAACTAAACAACGTGTCCGCTCACGTCAGGAGCTCCGCCGCGACCCCAGAGAGCAGTATGACGCGCTCCGCATGAAGAACCGCCATACGCCTTGACCGTCAGACCACAAGCTCATGTTCCAGCAGAAAACAGCAAATGACTTCTGATTATTGAAGAGCTCGTTTGTGCTTGATGTAAATGTTATTGAAGGAAACTCCGGGTAAAAGAAGCGTCCATCCCTTCTGTATGTGCATTGATGAAAGACTGTTTTTACGCCTGCTTGTTttcgattttattttgaaagggtCGACGTGTATGGCTGAGCGCTGGCTAGCCTCTAACGCTTAGTGTTAGCAAGTGCTTAAATTGTGCTTCACATTTGTTCCGCTGGTCAAAACGGATTTTGGGATTACATTTTAACCAAGTAAATGAAGGTAAATCCTCTGTTTTCCGGGATGACGTTCAGTTCATTCGGTCGACTGACGTAGTGTTTACCGTTTAGCATCGCCAGCTGCTCGGCTAATAACAACACCTGCAGCCGCGGTTGTCTTTGTCACACGTTTTAAAATAACTAGACCAAACAGATATTCGTCAAGATGGAAGCATCGGTGCCGAAGAGACGAGACAACAAGAAGTCACTACGCGTCAAAGTAATAAGCCTTGGAAACGCAGAAGTTGGAAAGGTACGGTACCGACATTGTTGTTTTAATTGAAATCTCAAAATCATACAAGTATTCAGCTGAAATGCTGCCCTTCAAAGTACTTATACTTTGTACACATAGTGTTCCATTAAATGAACTATAGCTCGCAAATATAGCAGAAAAATGCTCCATCCTCATTATCAGTATGTTACCTTTACAGTATTCAATGAATTAAAGATTATATTCCAAATTTCACAGATGGCCCCTCGTGACTTGACTATGAAATCCACTTATGTGGCAGCTTTCCGGAGATAGTAAATGAGAGAAACAACTCTTATTACATCAAAGAATAACTTGAGTCCAatgcaggggtctcaaacagaGCCACAGAAGGGCTGCTGTAGGTGCAGGCTGTTGGACCGCCACCTGCTAACAGTTGTTGTCGTCCACACTAGAACCCTTCTGCCTTCAGGAGGTAGACTCCAGTCACATATTGTGTCGTCAGCCTGTACATCAGCCCGACCACACGTCAGTGAAAATTCAGTCCACTGAAGGCCTCAAACTGGCTCAGATCCTGCTCAGTCTAAAGACGGCTGATTGTTGAAGCTGAATCTGCGCTTACCACATGTATTTTTGCGGATTGGTTTCAGAcacttgttgttttgtgtgcacACTGTTCATATTCTCATGTTTCTAAGTTGAAGAGTGCGTCTGTTTTTGCTGCTTACAAGTTCAACAACAAATGGTTTACACTGCATCTGTCTGCCATTGTTGAAGACAGCTGGTACAGTCCTCAAACCTGAACATGTGCACTTGATATTCCGGAGTAATACTACTGAAAAGTATGACTTGCAgtaaattaaatgtatattattGCAGCACCTGCCATAGCTGAGCTACGCAGTATAACCGCTAAGTCAAACGTCATCAAAGTAGCCAACTTGACAAACTCCATTTTTGCTCTGTAAGTTTGTGGCAAGTAGAATAGTCATGCCACTTTGCTGAActcgctgtgtgtttgtgtttcttttccAGAGTTGCATCATTAAGCGATATTGTGAAAAAAGGTTTGTTCCTAAATATCTGGCCACTATCGGCATTGACTACGGAGTCACCAAGTGAGTAGCGATCATAGGATTGGTTCATGCTGTTGAATGGTACTGTACGTGAATCTGCTGTAATAACCAGAACAATTTAATCCTTACGCCGCCAGAGTTTCTTCACCAAAATATTCAACTCTCATCTAATTTGTATATTATGCGCCGGCCGCAGTAAATGACATTACTTAAATGTTTCCTCAAGTACCCGGACCTTGTGAAGCAAAGCATTGAGTCCAGTATATGATGCTTGTGGATGGAGAACGGACTAGCTGTCACTAAGCTGCCTCACTATTAACTCCACAATTGTAAACTATAACTGATGGCAGACACCTATAACTGTAACTGGAGTTACaggtgtctgccatctgcttgtgtaatgTAGGTACTGCATCTGGCTGTGTATTAGCAGCCAGCCTTGTACAAATACTGCAATGCTGCCTGTTGCAATTTTGCACCTTTTGCACCCAAAGGGTAATAAATGTACTGTCAATTTGTCCTCAGGGTTCAAGTAAGAGACAGGGAGATGAAGGTGAACATCTTTGACATGGCAGGACATCCCTTCTTCTACGAGGTTAGAATGAGCTTTACGCTATCCTGTTGTATGTGATGTTCAGTATGGCATTTTGTAATGGTGCAGTGTTAGTGGCCAACAGATGGCAATGTTGTGTCACCCAATAGGTTCGCAATGAGTTCTACAAAGACAGCCAGGGGGTGCTGTTGGTCTATGACGTCGGCGTTCGAGAAAGTTTCGAGTCCTTGGATGGCTGGCTCGGAGAGATGAAGCAGGAGAGCGGCTCGACATCCAACATGGAGAACATTGTTTTCATCGTCTGTGCGAACAAGGTTTTTGTGTCAGGACAAGATATCGATGATGCTGCGTTTGGTTGGATACAACTCATCTTTCATCTTCTGATTTCACAGGTGGACCTGACTAAGCGACGAATTGTTGATGAAGGGGAAGGGCGACTGTGGGCTGAGTCTCGGggttttcattattttgagaCGTCGGCGCAGAGCGGGGAGGGAATCAACGAAATGTTCCAGGTGAGTGTTGTGTGGCAAGCACTGAAGATGTTGAAGGAGTAGTACAAGAAAGGTATGAATGTCTTAAGCAAGGTGGAAGGGTTCTGTTGTTGCTGCATTAGAGGACAAACAAAAGTAGCGCTTCACTGTCGTCCACTGTTCACAGGCTTTCTTCTCGGCCATCACTGACATGTGTGAGAACGGTGGAAAGCGTCCAGTATCAGAAGTCAACGTTGGTTTTACTAAAGAGCAGGCTGATACCATAAGGCGCATCCGGAGTAGCAAGGACTCATGGGATATGCTTGGAGTCAAACCTGGGGCCACCAGGTGGGTGTTCGTGGCGTGAAATACTTCAATTGGTGTGCTTTTTTTGACTTAAGGACAGAACAGCAGTGTACCTTTC
It contains:
- the LOC128766663 gene encoding T-cell surface glycoprotein CD3 zeta chain-like isoform X2, encoding MKLLVTLLILFPQTAEALSLSSPLLCFILDGFLGIYGLIVTGLLIKEKLFKRRDKDISDGDSKQYSDAGPGAKRRLKHQMNDDSTYTGLSGGREEYKELPVKPDRQRRGNQEYEELRRDPREQYDALRMKNRHTP
- the dnajc27 gene encoding dnaJ homolog subfamily C member 27 isoform X2 encodes the protein MEASVPKRRDNKKSLRVKVISLGNAEVGKSCIIKRYCEKRVQVRDREMKVNIFDMAGHPFFYEVRNEFYKDSQGVLLVYDVGVRESFESLDGWLGEMKQESGSTSNMENIVFIVCANKVDLTKRRIVDEGEGRLWAESRGFHYFETSAQSGEGINEMFQAFFSAITDMCENGGKRPVSEVNVGFTKEQADTIRRIRSSKDSWDMLGVKPGATREEVNKAYRKLAVLLHPDKCVAPGSEDAFKAVVNARTSLLKNIK
- the dnajc27 gene encoding dnaJ homolog subfamily C member 27 isoform X1, which translates into the protein MEASVPKRRDNKKSLRVKVISLGNAEVGKSCIIKRYCEKRFVPKYLATIGIDYGVTKVQVRDREMKVNIFDMAGHPFFYEVRNEFYKDSQGVLLVYDVGVRESFESLDGWLGEMKQESGSTSNMENIVFIVCANKVDLTKRRIVDEGEGRLWAESRGFHYFETSAQSGEGINEMFQAFFSAITDMCENGGKRPVSEVNVGFTKEQADTIRRIRSSKDSWDMLGVKPGATREEVNKAYRKLAVLLHPDKCVAPGSEDAFKAVVNARTSLLKNIK
- the LOC128766663 gene encoding T-cell surface glycoprotein CD3 zeta chain-like isoform X1, whose translation is MKLLVTLLILFPQTAEALSLSSPLLCFILDGFLGIYGLIVTGLLIKEKLFKRRDKDISDGDSKQYSDAGPGAKRRLQKHQMNDDSTYTGLSGGREEYKELPVKPDRQRRGNQEYEELRRDPREQYDALRMKNRHTP